TTTTCACGTCTGCCACGCATCACATATACGAAATAGCCATGTCGCTTTTTGATGAGCTGTGGGATGATTATCCTATAAGGCTTTTGGGAATATCTCTCGGCTCACTTGTGCCTGGGTGTGTGATGCTGTCAAATATCATGGACGACTTTCAAGGATGGCCGGATATATATGATGCGATTGATAAAATTAACGATAAATACGGAAAACAGGTTATCTCTTATGCTTCTGTCCTGAAATGTAAGAGGAGGGGAGCAAAAACGATATCCCCCGCATGGCGCCCCGAAGGAACACGCAACGTCGAATTCTGATGATATAAAGAAATTTTGAGCAGTATTATAATTATCTATGCATATCCGTAGATATATTTTTGCAGGAAAAGAAAAGGGGAACCTGATAATAAGCTCCCCTCTGTTATATATCAACCCGCCTCAAAGGGCGTTAAAGTTTGATGAATAATTAAACTTTGATGTCTACATCCATGCCGAGCAGTGCAGAATATTTGCTGGTGACAGTGTCAATCTCTTCTGCCAGAAACTGGTCAACCTGCTCCGGAGCGCGTCCGACAAACTTTATGGGGTCGAGCAGGGCGAGGATTTCCTCTTTGTTCAGCGGAACAGATTTCTCTGCTGCAAGCCTGTCGAGAAGATCATTTGACTGACCTTCCATTTTAACACGTTTGCCCGCCTCCATGGATGCCACTCGAACGGCTTCGTGCATCTCCTGCCTGTCTGCGCCACGTTTCACAGATTCCATGATGATGTTTTCTGTCGCCATGAAAGGGAGTTCTTCCATAACACGCTTTTCTATCATGCGTTCATACACAACGAGTCCAGATGTAATATTATAAAGGAGTTCAAGTATAGCGTCTATACACAGGAAAGCTTCAGAGATACCGATACGGCGGTTTGCAGAATCGTCCAGCGTCCTTTCAAACCATTGTGTTGCATGAGTCATGTAAGGATTCATACTTAGGCTTATTACATGGCGGGCGAGGGAGCAAACACGTTCACAGCGCATAGGGTTTCTTTTATAAGCCATTGCACTTGACCCTATTTGATTTTTTTCGAATGGTTCTTCTATCTCTTTCAGGTTTGCGAGCAGTCGTAGGTCAGTAGCCATTTTATGTGTTGTTTCAGCTATCTGGGCGAGGGCAGAAAGCACCCTTGTATCCTGTTTTCTTGTGTATGTCTGACCAGTGATTGTGAGGACTTTATCAAAATCCATCTTTTCTGTAACCATTTTGTCCAGCGTTTTGACTTTTTCATGGTCGCCGTCAAACAGATGTAGGAAAGATGCCTGAGTGCCGGTAGTGCCTTTGACACCACGAAAGCGGATATTCTCTATGGCGAATTCCAGTGTTTCGAAATCAAGTACAAAATCCTGAAGCCAGAGGCACGCACGCTTGCCTACAGTTGTTAGCTGGGCAGGCTGAAAGTGAGTAAAACCGAGGGTCGGGACATTTTTATACGTGCGGGCAAATTTAGCCATGTTATCCATAACATTGACAAGTTTTTTCCGCACAAGCTCCATACCTTCCTTAAGAACAATCGCATCTGTATTGTCTCCGACATATGCGCTGGTTGCCCCGAGGTGGATAATGGGCATAGCTTTCGGGCAGCACTCACCGAATGTATGGACATGCGCCATAACATCGTGGCGGAATTTGCGTTCCATCTGTGCAGCGTATTCAAAATCAATATTTTCAACATTTGCTTTCATTTCTGAAACTTGTTCGTCTGTGATATTCAGCCCCAGCTCCTTTTCTGATTCTGCGAGTGCTATCCAGAGCTTCCGCCATGTCGTAAATTTTTTGTGAGGAGAAAACAGGTAGAGCATCTCACGACTTGCATAGCGTTCCGAGAGGGGATTCGAGTATTCTTTGTAATCTTTCATTTATTATCCTCTTATTTGTTATCTTTTATCTTCTGAGCCCATTTACGGGCATTGTCTTTAACTTTTGTTTCGTCCAGAGTTAGCACTTCTCTATCTTTCATGAGGCACTGCCCATTTACATAAGTGTGTGTGATATCGCTTGATTTAGCTGAGTATACCAGATGGGATACTGGGTTGTAGACAGGAGTCATATGAGGTTCGTCAAAGGAAACTACAATAAAGTCCGCCATATTTCCCCTTTTCAATTCGCCCGTTTTCTTTAGACCGAGTCCTTTTGCACCGTTGCATGTGCCCATTCTGAGAACGGTGTCAGCGGAAAAAGCTGTTGCACTTTGCTGAACACCTTTGTGGACGAGAGCCTGAGTCTGCATTTCACTTATCATATCCAGATCGTTGTTGCTGGCGGCACCGTCAGTTCCTATGGTGAGATTTGCTCCTGCATCCATAAGAGCCTGAGCTGGTGCGAAACCGTTTCCAAGCTTCATGTTGCTCTGTATATTAAGTGCGATATTAACTTTTTTGCTCCCCATAAGCTCTATCTCATCGGGAGTGAGGTGTACACAGTGGGCAAATATAGATTTATTAAGGTCGAAAGCCCCGACTTCATCCATTATCTGTACAGTTGATTTGCCGTATTTTTCGATTGCATTCGGTCGTTCGTCTGATGCTTCTGCTAGGTGAGTATGGAGCAGCAGGTCATGCTTCCCACAGAACTCTACGCATTTGGCATAAGTATCAGGACTGACAGTGTAGGGGGCGTGTGGGCAAAGGGAGATGTTTATTTGCCTGCAATCTTTATATTTAAGATAAAGGTCAGATGCTTTAGAAATATAATCTTCTGCTCCGGTACCGAACTTTGTAGGAAAATCCAGCACACCGACACCTATAACGGCTTTAAGTCCGCTGGTCTTGATAACAGATGCTATAATGTCTGAAACAAAATACATATCACAACTTGATGTGGTGCCTGATTTTATCATTTCTATTGCTGCAAGCTCTGATGCCTCACGTACAAAGTCTTCTGAGAGCCATTTACCTTCAGCAGGCCAGATATGTTTTTGCAGCCACTCCATAAGGGGGAGGTCGTCTGCCATACCTCTGAAAAAGCCCATAGGAAGGTGTGTGTGTGTGTTTATGAGTCCGGGGAAAATAGCAGAGTTATGGAAGTGTTCAATGTCATAACCGCTGGCGCCTTCCTCGTCAGCATGATTTGATATTCCTTGAATTTTATCACCAGTGACAAGTAGGTAGCAGTCATTGTGAATCTTTCCCTCGAAGTATATATAGTCTGCATAGTAAGCTTTTCTTTTCAATTTAGAGCCTCCAGAATTTTGACAAGATCATAGGGAGAATCAGCAGTAAAGTCTGCCGTCACATTTTTCAGATTACCATATCCATATGTGCAAAAGCAAGTTTTAGCCCCTGCACCGGCTCCGGCGGATATATCGCTTGAACTGTCTCCTATCATTATAGTTTCCTCAGGTGTAACGCCCTGCTCAGATATAATTCTGGAAACTCCATAAGGGTTGGGTTTCTTCACACCAAAGCTATCTCCTCCGTACCAGCCGACAAAATATTTTTCAATACCGAAATGTTTCACCATGTCGTCACTGATGGAACGGTTTTTATTGGAAAGTATAACTGACTTAACATTTGTTGTTTCAAGGTATTTGAATACCTCGTCAAAGCCCTTCATTATGCAGGTGTTATCCATCATATGTTCGTTGTAGATGGTTCTGAAATGTGTTTCGATTTCGTCACGGAAATTTTGTTTGCCAACAGCGTTTATAACAAGCTGTCTCATTCCCATTCCGACATATTCTTTTG
This window of the Denitrovibrio acetiphilus DSM 12809 genome carries:
- the purB gene encoding adenylosuccinate lyase, with amino-acid sequence MKDYKEYSNPLSERYASREMLYLFSPHKKFTTWRKLWIALAESEKELGLNITDEQVSEMKANVENIDFEYAAQMERKFRHDVMAHVHTFGECCPKAMPIIHLGATSAYVGDNTDAIVLKEGMELVRKKLVNVMDNMAKFARTYKNVPTLGFTHFQPAQLTTVGKRACLWLQDFVLDFETLEFAIENIRFRGVKGTTGTQASFLHLFDGDHEKVKTLDKMVTEKMDFDKVLTITGQTYTRKQDTRVLSALAQIAETTHKMATDLRLLANLKEIEEPFEKNQIGSSAMAYKRNPMRCERVCSLARHVISLSMNPYMTHATQWFERTLDDSANRRIGISEAFLCIDAILELLYNITSGLVVYERMIEKRVMEELPFMATENIIMESVKRGADRQEMHEAVRVASMEAGKRVKMEGQSNDLLDRLAAEKSVPLNKEEILALLDPIKFVGRAPEQVDQFLAEEIDTVTSKYSALLGMDVDIKV
- a CDS encoding amidohydrolase family protein, with protein sequence MKRKAYYADYIYFEGKIHNDCYLLVTGDKIQGISNHADEEGASGYDIEHFHNSAIFPGLINTHTHLPMGFFRGMADDLPLMEWLQKHIWPAEGKWLSEDFVREASELAAIEMIKSGTTSSCDMYFVSDIIASVIKTSGLKAVIGVGVLDFPTKFGTGAEDYISKASDLYLKYKDCRQINISLCPHAPYTVSPDTYAKCVEFCGKHDLLLHTHLAEASDERPNAIEKYGKSTVQIMDEVGAFDLNKSIFAHCVHLTPDEIELMGSKKVNIALNIQSNMKLGNGFAPAQALMDAGANLTIGTDGAASNNDLDMISEMQTQALVHKGVQQSATAFSADTVLRMGTCNGAKGLGLKKTGELKRGNMADFIVVSFDEPHMTPVYNPVSHLVYSAKSSDITHTYVNGQCLMKDREVLTLDETKVKDNARKWAQKIKDNK
- a CDS encoding HAD family hydrolase, whose translation is MHLVIFDMDGTVIDTIYDIHQSLLKTLSDYGFSPVTLDMTKEYVGMGMRQLVINAVGKQNFRDEIETHFRTIYNEHMMDNTCIMKGFDEVFKYLETTNVKSVILSNKNRSISDDMVKHFGIEKYFVGWYGGDSFGVKKPNPYGVSRIISEQGVTPEETIMIGDSSSDISAGAGAGAKTCFCTYGYGNLKNVTADFTADSPYDLVKILEALN